One window of Epinephelus fuscoguttatus linkage group LG9, E.fuscoguttatus.final_Chr_v1 genomic DNA carries:
- the arr3b gene encoding arrestin 3b, retinal (X-arrestin), producing the protein MSKVFKKTAGNGHIALYLGKRDFVDHVDSVEVVDGVVKVDPSGLDGKKVFVYLACAFRYGSEDLDVIGLSFRRDIWIQRVQVYPPTGENTAKSPMQESLMKKVGEQGCPFSFQMPANLPCSVALQPAPNDSGKACGVDFEVKAYVANAANNADEVIEKKNTCRLMIRKIQFAPASNKAGPTADITKQFMMSDKPVHLEASLEKEIYYHGDPIAVKVKINNETTKVVKKIKISVEQLTSVVLYSSDTYTKPVCCEEFGETINSNSTFEKSFQVTPLLANNKEKRGLAVDGRLKDEDTHLASTTL; encoded by the exons ATGTCAAA GGTATTCAAGAAGACCGCCGGCAACGGACAT ATTGCCCTGTACTTGGGGAAAAGAGACTTTGTGGACCATGTGGATTCAGTGGAAGTAGTCG ACGGTGTTGTTAAAGTGGACCCTTCTGGTCTTGACGGCAAAAAAG TGTTTGTCTACCTTGCGTGTGCCTTCCGCTATGGAAGCGAAGACTTGGATGTCATTGGGCTGTCCTTCAGGAGAGACATCTGGATACAGCGTGTTCAGGTGTATCCACCCACAGGTGAAAACACAGCCAAATCACCAATGCAGGAATCCCTCATGAAAAAAGTTGGAGAGCAAGGATGTCCTTTCTCCTTCCAG ATGCCGGCAAACCTCCCATGCTCAGTCGCCTTACAGCCTGCACCAAATGATTCTGGCAAG GCTTGTGGCGTGGACTTTGAGGTTAAAGCATACGTTGCCAACGCAGCCAACAATGCAGATGAAGTCATTGAGAAGAA gAACACGTGTCGTCTGATGATTCGCAAAATACAGTTTGCACCAGCCAGCAACAAGGCAGGACCCACGGCTGATATCACCAAGCAGTTCATGATGAGTGACAAACCAGTTCACCTGGAGGCctcccttgaaaaagag ATTTATTACCACGGAGATCCAATTGCCGTGAAGGTAAAAATCAACAACGAAACCACCAAGGTTGTGAAGAAAATCAAAATTTCAG ttGAGCAGCTAACAAGCGTGGTGCTGTACTCATCTGACACTTACACCAAGCCAGTCTGCTGTGAGGAGTTTGG GGAGACAATTAACTCCAACTCTACATTTGAGAAGTCCTTCCAAGTCACCCCCCTGCTAGCCAACAACAAGGAGAAGAGGGGTCTTGCGGTGGACGGACGGCTAAAAGACGAGGACACCCACCTTGCATCAACTACTCTGTAA